Proteins found in one Salvelinus alpinus chromosome 11, SLU_Salpinus.1, whole genome shotgun sequence genomic segment:
- the LOC139534687 gene encoding zinc finger and SCAN domain-containing protein 5B-like isoform X1, producing the protein MKPQSKTNTGIKRETSMSAQARPSKTAGEGEVSLSFQDELAATIHGAFEVAVEIAVLEVTKLVGQALGDVRDQMHETLRENKSLKQRLQTTEQELNVARQCVETTRGVSPQRQLSTSPLHNNNLAKTQKQSKDNELNIKSSYSLDEYGYEIVEAEISSERQKDHGSFSEISEDGRVCSQDLHPASRGQSIPHHDLLKEVREETSSLCMDHKASVESISHSGIETTFGDNDPSPLHIVAQSLEMEQVRVKEENGSGSGSSSGSSFDSVVKEDFGPDSLSLVQSKMLEEWKPDPLDLQFSDSLLPGTSHSLSHPHMGNTEVPQLTAPTASALPAFSTQFPNNLFQPGEAAPIIPAAPPQIYGVQIRTNPNPTIPHPSHICKLCGQGFHQPSELRRHHTQTHPKRQVFPPGQSPYHCSECDRDFNRLENLKTHLRIHTGERPYTCSVCSMRFRHSGALTRHFRIHTGEKPYVCGQCGKTFRNCGGLRFHQRSHSRQGQC; encoded by the exons ATGAAGCCTCAGTCAAAAACTAACACAGGGATCAAAAGGGAGACTTCAATGTCAGCCCAAGCTCGCCCCTCGAAAACCGCTGGAGAGGGTGAGGTATCGCTCTCTTTCCAGGACGAACTggcggcgacgatccacggtgcGTTCGAAGTGGCTGTGGAAATTGCCGTATTAGAAGTCACTAAACTGGTAGGTCAAGCGCTCGGGGATGTCCGCGATCAGATGCACGAAACCCTACGGGAAAACAAGTCTCTTAAACAACGCTTGCAAACAACCGAGCAAGAGTTGAATGTTGCGCGTCAATGTGTGGAAACAACGAGAGGTGTAAGTCCGCAGAGACAGTTGTCGACGAGTCCTCTCCACAACAACAACTTAGCAAAGACTCAAAAGCAGTCAAAGGACAACGAATTAAATATAAAGTCCTCATATTCATTGGACGAATATGGATATGAAATTGTGGAGGCGGAGATCAGTAGTGAACGACAGAAAGACCATGGATCTTTCAGTGAAATCAGCGAGGATGGTCGGGTGTGTTCCCAAGACTTACATCCAGCTTCAAGAGGCCAGTCTATCCCTCATCATGACCTGCTTAAAG AAGTCAGGGAAGAGACCTCCAGTTTGTGTATGGACCACAAGGCAAGTGTAGAAAGCATCAGTCATAGTGGCATAGAAACAACATTTGGAGATAATGACCCATCACCACTTCACATAGTGGCCCAGAGCCTTGAGATGGAACAGGTCAGAGTGAAGGAGGAGAACGGTTCTGGCTCTGGTTCCAGCTCTGGTTCCAGTTTTGACTCGGTGGTAAAAGAAGACTTTGGTCCTGATAGTCTGTCTCTGGTTCAGTCCAAGATGTTAGAGGAGTGGAAACCAGACCCTTTGGACTTACAGTTCTCTGACTCTCTGCTTCCTGGAACCAGCCATAGTCTGT ctcaCCCTCATATGGGCAACACAGAGGTTCCACAACTGACTGCCCCAACAGCCAGTGCCCTTCCAGCCTTCTCCACCCAGTTCCCCAACAACCTCTTCCAACCAGGGGAGGCAGCTCCCATCATCCCTGCTGCCCCACCTCAGATCTATGGAGTCCAGATCAGGACCAACCCTAATCCCACCATCCCACACCCCAGTCACATCTGCAAACTCTGTGGCCAGGGCTTCCACCAGCCCAGTGAGCTCCGTAGACACCACACCCAGACCCACCCCAAGCGTCAGGTCTTCCCCCCAGGCCAGAGCCCTTACCACTGCAGCGAGTGTGACCGGGATTTCAACCGTCTGGAGAACCTGAAGACTCACCTGAGAATCCACACTGGAGAGAGACCCTATACCTGCTCAGTGTGCTCCATGCGCTTTCGCCACTCGGGCGCGCTCACCAGGCATTTCCGCATACACACTGGGGAGAAGCCGTACGTCTGCGGTCAGTGTGGAAAGACATTCCGGAACTGTGGTGGACTCCGGTTCCACCAGCGCTCCCATAGTAGACAGGGACAGTGCTAG
- the LOC139534687 gene encoding uncharacterized protein isoform X2 has product MKPQSKTNTGIKRETSMSAQARPSKTAGEGEVSLSFQDELAATIHGAFEVAVEIAVLEVTKLVGQALGDVRDQMHETLRENKSLKQRLQTTEQELNVARQCVETTRGVSPQRQLSTSPLHNNNLAKTQKQSKDNELNIKSSYSLDEYGYEIVEAEISSERQKDHGSFSEISEDGRVCSQDLHPASRGQSIPHHDLLKVREETSSLCMDHKASVESISHSGIETTFGDNDPSPLHIVAQSLEMEQVRVKEENGSGSGSSSGSSFDSVVKEDFGPDSLSLVQSKMLEEWKPDPLDLQFSDSLLPGTSHSLSHPHMGNTEVPQLTAPTASALPAFSTQFPNNLFQPGEAAPIIPAAPPQIYGVQIRTNPNPTIPHPSHICKLCGQGFHQPSELRRHHTQTHPKRQVFPPGQSPYHCSECDRDFNRLENLKTHLRIHTGERPYTCSVCSMRFRHSGALTRHFRIHTGEKPYVCGQCGKTFRNCGGLRFHQRSHSRQGQC; this is encoded by the exons ATGAAGCCTCAGTCAAAAACTAACACAGGGATCAAAAGGGAGACTTCAATGTCAGCCCAAGCTCGCCCCTCGAAAACCGCTGGAGAGGGTGAGGTATCGCTCTCTTTCCAGGACGAACTggcggcgacgatccacggtgcGTTCGAAGTGGCTGTGGAAATTGCCGTATTAGAAGTCACTAAACTGGTAGGTCAAGCGCTCGGGGATGTCCGCGATCAGATGCACGAAACCCTACGGGAAAACAAGTCTCTTAAACAACGCTTGCAAACAACCGAGCAAGAGTTGAATGTTGCGCGTCAATGTGTGGAAACAACGAGAGGTGTAAGTCCGCAGAGACAGTTGTCGACGAGTCCTCTCCACAACAACAACTTAGCAAAGACTCAAAAGCAGTCAAAGGACAACGAATTAAATATAAAGTCCTCATATTCATTGGACGAATATGGATATGAAATTGTGGAGGCGGAGATCAGTAGTGAACGACAGAAAGACCATGGATCTTTCAGTGAAATCAGCGAGGATGGTCGGGTGTGTTCCCAAGACTTACATCCAGCTTCAAGAGGCCAGTCTATCCCTCATCATGACCTGCTTAAAG TCAGGGAAGAGACCTCCAGTTTGTGTATGGACCACAAGGCAAGTGTAGAAAGCATCAGTCATAGTGGCATAGAAACAACATTTGGAGATAATGACCCATCACCACTTCACATAGTGGCCCAGAGCCTTGAGATGGAACAGGTCAGAGTGAAGGAGGAGAACGGTTCTGGCTCTGGTTCCAGCTCTGGTTCCAGTTTTGACTCGGTGGTAAAAGAAGACTTTGGTCCTGATAGTCTGTCTCTGGTTCAGTCCAAGATGTTAGAGGAGTGGAAACCAGACCCTTTGGACTTACAGTTCTCTGACTCTCTGCTTCCTGGAACCAGCCATAGTCTGT ctcaCCCTCATATGGGCAACACAGAGGTTCCACAACTGACTGCCCCAACAGCCAGTGCCCTTCCAGCCTTCTCCACCCAGTTCCCCAACAACCTCTTCCAACCAGGGGAGGCAGCTCCCATCATCCCTGCTGCCCCACCTCAGATCTATGGAGTCCAGATCAGGACCAACCCTAATCCCACCATCCCACACCCCAGTCACATCTGCAAACTCTGTGGCCAGGGCTTCCACCAGCCCAGTGAGCTCCGTAGACACCACACCCAGACCCACCCCAAGCGTCAGGTCTTCCCCCCAGGCCAGAGCCCTTACCACTGCAGCGAGTGTGACCGGGATTTCAACCGTCTGGAGAACCTGAAGACTCACCTGAGAATCCACACTGGAGAGAGACCCTATACCTGCTCAGTGTGCTCCATGCGCTTTCGCCACTCGGGCGCGCTCACCAGGCATTTCCGCATACACACTGGGGAGAAGCCGTACGTCTGCGGTCAGTGTGGAAAGACATTCCGGAACTGTGGTGGACTCCGGTTCCACCAGCGCTCCCATAGTAGACAGGGACAGTGCTAG
- the LOC139534688 gene encoding protein C-ets-1-like: MDWSAYEVDPLDVPPLTPTSKEVLSQGIRATFAGFAQESSRMHFPQDPKLWSDWEVNHWLDWCQAEFGLQSLGSDWRGLPGSELCTLDREAFLDLSSDYTAGEILWEHLETMRRDCEYDHGSSPVLCTLNSLCQSQTNRDSYVDHVQLMDKQNHHGQFSHLPTEPPQLLTLDTVRYQDYHRVKQEGPYRNDCDSEFGTLHYEDTDITASLSLTRPMPDLDKGVEESISEDPFNLPPLHRSFKEFIRDKTDLGRAVVPAGILSAYTGSGPIQLWQFLLELLIDRSCQSFIIWTGDGWEFKLTDPDEVAQLWGRRKNKPKMNYEKLSRGLRYYYDKNIIHKNAGKRYVYRFVCDLQGLLGYEPWELHAMLDITAKDGHE; encoded by the exons ATGGACTGGAGCGCTTACG AGGTAGACCCCCTGGATGTACCTCCTCTCACCCCCACCAGTAAGGAGGTCCTGAGCCAGGGGATAAGGGCCACCTTCGCTGGCTTCGCCCAGGAGAGCAGCCGTATGCACTTCCCACAAG ACCCTAAACTGTGGTCAGATTGGGAGGTGAACCACTGGTTAGACTGGTGCCAGGCTGAGTTCGGCCTCCAAAGCCTGGGCTCGGATTGGAGAGGGCTGCCTGGGAGTGAGCTCTGTACCCTGGACAGAGAGGCCTTCCTGGACCTGAGCTCTGACTACACAGCGGGAGAGATCCTCTGGGAACATCTGGAAACTATGCGCAGAG ATTGTGAATATGATCATGGTTCCTCTCCAGTCCTTTGCACGTTGAATTCTCTCTGCCAGTCGCAAACGAACCGAG ACAGTTACGTGGACCATGTGCAGCTCATGGACAAGCAGAATCACCATGGTCAGTTCTCCCATCTCCCAACAGAACCCCCACAGCTTCTGACCCTTGACACTGTGCGATATCAGGACTACCACCGGGTCAAACAGGAAGGACCGTACAGAAACG ATTGTGATTCTGAGTTTGGGACCCTGCATTATGAGGACACGGACATCACCGCTTCCCTGTCCTTGACTAGGCCAATGCCGGATTTAGACAAGGGTGTGGAAGAGTCCATCTCTGAGGACCCCTTCAATTTGCCACCCCTACACAGGAGCTTCAAAGAGTTTATAAGGGACAAGACTGATCTGGGTAGAGCTGTGGTTCCGGCAGGAATTCTGTCTGCTTATACTG GCAGCGGTCCCATTCAGCTGTGGCAGTTTCTATTGGAGCTCCTCATTGACCGCAGCTGTCAATCATTCATCATTTGGACAGGGGATGGATGGGAGTTTAAACTGACAGATCCTGATGAG GTGGCCCAGCTATGGGGCCGGAGGAAGAACAAGCCTAAGATGAACTACGAGAAGCTGAGTCGAGGCCTGCGCTACTACTACGACAAGAACATCATCCACAAGAACGCTGGCAAGCGCTACGTCTACCGCTTCGTCTGTGACCTGCAAGGACTGCTGGGATACGAACCCTGGGAACTGCACGCCATGTTGGATATCACGGCCAAAGACGGACATGAGTGA
- the LOC139534689 gene encoding bolA-like protein 2: MDVTTDHIRDKLIKEIGAIHVEVEDTSSNRCAASFKVLVVSPQFEGKPLLARHRMVNTCLADELKEIHAFEQKTLTPEQWEKQKAQ; the protein is encoded by the exons ATGGATGTAACAACAGATCACATTCGTGACAAACTAATCAAGGAGATCGGAGCGATACATGTG GAAGTTGAAGACACATCCTCTAACCGATGCGCTGCCAGCTTCAAGGTTCTAGTGGTGTCGCCCCAGTTCGAGGGGAAACCACTGCTGGCGAGACACAG GATGGTGAACACCTGCTTGGCTGATGAGCTGAAAGAGATCCACGCATTTGAACAGAAGACGCTGACTCCGGAACAGTGGGAGAAACAGAAAGCACAGTGA